TAATTCACTCcagcattccccccccccccagcaagaTAGGGTGGAGACAGTAACACtgacccccatctcccaccctctgaaATGGGTGCGATACACAACAAGAGACCCCCAGCCTCCAGGAAGGCGGAACGACCCAAAGGGCCAGGTCACAGTCTTGTTGCTGCTGCCTAGATTTTTAGCAATGAAATGCAAAAATCGTTCataaccccaccccaccccaaccgaAAATATATGGTCAATAAAAACCTTCTCTGGATGGCATCATGACTTCAGCCCCTCCCATCACAACAGCTGAGTCTCCTGTGCGATTTGTGGAAAAAAGACCCAACCCATCAAAAAAGCAGGACTCCTAATGAAAACAGCAGCTGAGATGTTTCCATAGTAACAGCAAGAAGCACAGCTGGGAGGGAGCAgtgcttcttccttccttcccagagaTGCTGTGAACCTGCCCCAAATTCTGTGTTAACAGGGGAATTCCACCTGTTGGGCTGCCACTCTGCTCACCCTATTCCCAGGAGAGTCGCCtggcaagaggagagaaagagacctgAAAGTTTTCACGTTGAAAAaagttaaattttttaaaaaatgaaatgtgtATTTTTAGTTGCTTAACACAGGCTTGAAATATTTCTACAGCCACTCCCTCTGGCTTGCAGGGCTGCCATGTGTAACTATTCCTGTGCTCCCTTCCAGCCAAAGGCACAGAAGGTATGAGTCATTGCTGGTCAGAGTCAACAGAGAGCTGTGTACACTTTGCAAAATAAGTGCTCTTATAAAAAGAAAGATCATGTGTTCCTTAATGTAAATACTTGCCCAGTAAATACACAAAACTGGGCTGAAGAGTGCCAGGCATTACCTTCCAGGGCTTCTGAGCTAtggaaactttaaaaaaaaaaaagagaaagaaatcagaAGAAAACTgctttacagaaaaggtaaacGTGAGAGCCAACACACAAGGAAAGATGAAAGCAGAGAAGACCTGGACCAAGATGAGTGACTAAAGAGTTCTTGTGACAGGAGCTCAGAGCCTACCCTGAGGAGTGACAGCTGCACCTTGCCCTCAGAACAGCAGCTGATTTTCTCCTAGGTCAATAAGAGCCTCACAGTCCACAAATGAAAACTTTATTGATTCTACCCACCTTGTGTCAGATGTGAATTTCTCTCTTCCTATATGATTGACACCGAAAAAACTCTTTCGTATTCTTAGCATACTTCTCTGCCTTACACTGTTAATTAATTTCCCCCCACAATCTCACTTCTTAGTGAGACAACCTCCTCCAGCACAACTTCTCCCAGCTGGGTTATGCTTCCTGAATCCACTGGCCTCAGCCTAACCACTTCAAGTCTGAACCAAACATCCCTTGTTCCTTCTTCCTGCCTTACAACTTGCTCCCATTGTTATTTGCCTTAATGAGAAGTCACATTTATTCACCACGTGCCAAGACTGTGCTCTGGCACTGACTGACAATGGAGTCTTGCTGCCCCTTCTGTGTTTCACTATCACTAAACTGGGAAGACGGTGAAACACATGCAGCAAAATGAGCCGGCAGTGTTCAGACCCAGCGGGGTAGCTACCGATGGCGGCCGCCTGAATGCTGGGGGCAGCAAGGGAGCCTTCACTTGTGAGAATGAGTCACCTTAAAACAGTGGTTTTCGAGGATATTTTCGGGACTTTAACCTACGGCAGAATCACAGTATAAAGGAAGAAGATTCCTATCAACACCTCCGCACCAAAACTGGCAACTTGGCTAATAATCCAACAGGCAACCCATACTGGGGCCCTGAAAGTCAGCAATTTGTTATTAAGCTAAGTTATAATGTCTGGCTCTGAAGCTTATTACCACTTAGATAATAACTGGGTAGAACAGTACTGCCTGAGTAAAAGTGAAGGGCCTCATCATTCTAACTGATCATTATCTGCCCCTGACGGACCTGAAAACCATACATTTAGGAACTGGTTCCCTCATATATTTAGTTTCCCTTCTTGTTGAGGCAGCTGCAACTGAAACTTCTAAAACTATCCAGGGGAGATTGAAAATGGGGCCATTTAATATTTTTTGGTGTGTATGAAACTGATGGGTCCCGACTTGCCATTTGACATGCTGCCAAGGAGGATGAAGCTCACTTTGAAATCCAAAGCCTGAGGGGCAGGCGAGGAAAAAAGAGCATCAATTTCAAGGTAGCACCCACAGTGAGAAGGGAGGTGGCCATATTGGAACGTCTCCATGGAGAGTGCCGGGGTCCCCAAAAGGAAGACTGGTCTGGCAGCATTAGGGATTTACAGCAACTTACCTGGGATGCTGGTATTGCTCTCCCATTGAGTGGaagtgtgggtggggaggattagaatggagtttgGGAGTGCCAAGCACCAGGAAATGAGCTGAGGTAATgtcatggggtggggtgggggggagtaaaGTGGAGGGGAAATAAAAGGCAAGATCACTGAAAAATAACAAAATTATGTTGCCTGCCTCATTTCTAAGTCCTCAGATAGGCAAGGCAAACTAAACTGGGAGGGGTGTGGAAGGGAGCACCTGTAGATGATAATGCTTAGAAGCCATCATTTATGAGAACTGGTGTGCccaattttcattttgagcacggggatgaaaaagagggagagagagagggcaaagataagaaagggaatgaaagagaggaaaaagtgcTCACTTCCGCTTTAGGGGCCCTGGCCAGGTTCCTGGGCTGGGAGCCGGTCACTTGGGATACAAAGAGCAGTGGAGGGTGTTCTGGGGCTGCCGCACTGCAGGTGCCCTCTTCCTTTGGGTAGCGACTGGCGAGCCTGGCTGAAAAGAAAGCACAGTTCctcgtccctgtcccaaattcccACAGGAAGGGGCCGCCTGCCCACCTTGGCGGCCCCTCAGGACACCCAAACCACCCACGTCCAGCCCCAACGAGAATCAGAGCATCATCATAGCAGCGGTGacatcctctttcctcctcctagcGGCAGGGGCTGAAGGTGCCACTGCTATCTTAGCTCCACCTTTGGTTCCCATCTGGCTCCaaggggcgggggtggagagATGGCCGGGGGAGGGATGGCTGTGGGTTAGCTATGGCTGCCCAGCATGCCCAAAAACCTATGGAGGCATTGAAGCTAGTGACATCGTCACCCTCTTCATGccaactccatgagggacagggctttTCCTCCATAAAATGCTATCATCGCACCTCTCTTAGAGCTCACAGTTAAGACCCAATTCCTTCTGCAGCTAAGACTGTTACTCCTAAGGGGCATGGGGCTACATatatcccttcccatcccctcagcactgtactcatctgctcaactgtatatattttcattaccctatttattttgttaatgaaatgtacatcgccttcattctatttagttgccattgtttttacgagacgttcttccccttgacgctgtttagtgccattgttcttgtctgtccgtctcccccgattagactgtaagcccgtcaaaaggcagggactgtctctatctgttgccgacttgttcattccaagtgcttagtacagtgctctgcacatagtaagcgctcaataaatactattgaatgaatatatatatatattttgggaGTGCCAAGCACCAGGAAATGAGCTGAGGTAATgtcatggggttgggggggggaggaaaaataaCAAAATTATGTTGCCTGCCTCATTTCTAAGTCATAGCAATATGgcaatatattttatttatatatatatacacacacacacacatatatatatatatatgaggcaAACGCTGTGATGTTGCATTTACAGGGACAGCGAAGGATGATGGCTGCTCTAGAGGCAAAGTTTTGAGCAACAGGATTACTGCAATCATGTAAATTTTAAAATAGCACACCCAGCAAAATTTAAGCAGCAAAGAGGTCAGGAAGATTTGATTGCAGCTTTGCCAAAGAGATAGAAGTGATGTCATGCGCTACAGGTTAACAACATTTATTCCAATCATCATTCCAAAAGGTTTATCATTTAAAAGAATGCTGTGAATAAAGTCACATTAACTTTACTTGCTCTTGTTAAAAACGTTAATGAAATAACACTGGATGTACCACACACCTTAATGATTTTACTGGAAAGATTTCCCCCCAAATTGAGCTCTTTTTCCAAACAAATTATCCCATATGAATCGATTTTAAAGCAGTTCCTCTCCAAGTGTTTCCTGATGAATTCTGAAACCAGTGTTCCCAAAGGCTTATTTTTCCTATGGTTTAAAACACGGAGTTCCTTAAGGtttgggagcaggggagaaaggCTTCAAATGATAAACATTCACGCCACAATAGTATAGTATCTGCACGCCACCCAGAGTAAAAAGTACAGCCAAGGGCCTGAGAAATGTTGTTCTTTTGTTTCAGAGTATCTCCAGAGGTTCCTTTATGCCATTTGCACACTTGAGACATTCCAATGGCAAAATCCCCCTGCACATATTCAGCAAAAAAATATTTCAGAAGACAAAACCATCAAGGGGAACACTGGTATTTTCACCCAttggacaggaaccatgtctactgcCCTAGTATatgctccccaagtgcttagtacagtgcacaaaaTGGCCCCTCATTcgaaaccactgatggattgattaaaaaaatgtttttcccCCATACAGTTACAAAAGGGCCTAAGAGCTAGGGAGCACTGTTGGGCATTGTTTTGATGCTGCTGAAAAGGATGCATTATCGGGGGACAAAGGAATACGGTTTTAAATTATGAAAAGTATTCTGATCAAACAAAGACATTTTATCACAACAGTTTATTATCACTCTTTACACTTGAGAGGAATTGCCAAAATGCAGTTAAACCTGTCACAGGGAATGAAGAATACAAGGAGTAATCTGTTTAGGATTTGGAAAAGAATGACTAATTTTTCAATTGAGAATTTTATTAATTTCATTTTGAAGCACACAAATTAATGTGATTTCTtggcaaatgggaaggaaaattgCCCCGGCAGCCATCCCCTAGAACAAGTTTCTTTGTATatgttttaaaaaaggaaactttTGAGGCCATACTTAAGGAAATTTACTCCATGTTCAATATCAGAGCATATAGCTTGAAAGAAAAACCTTCCAGCTGTCGAATCCAAATCAAGTGTAAAACAAAGAGCAGCAAAATAAACTTTCCTGAAAATATCTACAACAGTACTTAAAACACGAACGAGGGATGCCATTCTTttgcatattttaaaatatatccaAGATCAAAAGAATTAAAGGGTAGTTAACCCTTTGTAGGGGTTAAGTCCCCTGAAATGATCAACTTTACAAAACTGAAAAGAACCGAGGTATTTCCAATCATAGAATGCGCCAGCTAAAAAGAGTGGAAGATTTACTACCCTAACTCTACAaagaggaaggttttgaaggattACAAAATGTATGATTCACAGAACTCCTCCCTTTTGGGGAACAGATTAATTAATTGAAGATTAGCAATATGACACCTTGAACCACATGGCAATTCCAAGACCGCAGCAAAACTGCCTTCTGCTCAATGTCtctggaaaggggaaagacaaCATCTCACTGCTTTCCAGCCTGTCTGCCTGGCTTCTTTTCCTGCTGTCCTCTTCCACTGCCCGGTATTCCCCCTCGACCACGTCCTCCAAACACACCTGTGACAACACAAAATAGTAAGAACTGGGAGAGTCGGCTGGCTGCAATTTCCCATAATGTAAATTCGTACAGGACACCATGGGGACCCCAACCCACAATCAGAGATCCTCTGCCAAAGTGGAGATATTTTTGGTGGGAAGTGGTGCCTGGTTCAGACACCTCTGTCTAGGTGGAGTAGCTTCAGATGGTTTACAAGgaatgaagggaaggaagaagggagggagaggagaaaggagggagggaagaaaggagggagggaagaaagagagggcgggaagaaagagagggagggaagaaagagagggaaggaagaaaggagggagagagggcaaaagagaaggaggaagggaagagagggagggaagaaaggagggacagACTGCTCATTTACGTGCAGAAGTGGCTGCAAAGACCCAGAGGAAAGCAGCTTTCCCAGCCCTGTTTCACAAGGACCAGGATGGTCTAGAGGGAACCTCTTTCATGTTGCCTGAGCAGGTCTCTGGATGTACATTTTGCCGCTCTCCAAAGGTCAGGCCCTCTAAATTGCAATTCTTAAAGGGTGGCAGGAAAACACTGCTAGCAGATTGTTCACAGAGTGTTTCCTTTGAAGGTTATTCTGGGGTCAGAGATTTTCCTTGATAAAATGCTACTGTAGGACCTCTCTCAGAGCTCACAGttaggacccaaacccttctgcaGCCATGACTGTTGCGCAATGGGTTTTTAAAGAGGGGTGTTTGGGAAACATATCAACCCTCAGAGGGGGGATTTTTGTTCTTTTGCCAATAACCATGACCATGTCTTGGTGGAGTAGCTTCAGATGGTTTACAAGaaatgaaggaagggaaggaagggagaaaggagggagggaaggaaggagggaggaaaaaaggaggaagggaagaaagggagggaagaaagaaaggagggagggaagaaaggagggagagagggcatgaCTCCTAAAGGCTGGGGTTCGCTGAGCAAAGGGAGGTTGACTTTCCTTCAGTCTTCATAAGCAGAAATGTTGAGAAGTTTTAGTTCATTCCAAAATGCTAAGAGCTCCTGCCCTCTATTTCTTCCCAGCCAAAAATAATGCCCAAGTGAATTAAACTTATGAATTAAACTTGCATGTGCAAAATCAAGACAAACACCAAaccaaaaaaggagagaaaggccaATGCCGCTTTGCATGAGCTAGATATTTACAAAGCAAAAGGCCTTGGAAAAATTATCTGAAGCAAAATGTTTGCCCAATCaaatagaaaagagaaaaaaacaacaagccTGGTAAGCGTGTGATATCAGAAGGGAAAAAACGGGGGCTTCCTAAGATCCAATGGTCAATTCACCATTTTGAAGGCTCTGACTACACCATGGGGCTCAATCCAAACCCAGATTTCATTTTCTTATAATTTCAGTTTATCTCTATATTTCTGACcatgttttctttattttaagAGCTGGCTCACCACATCAGCACTTCAGTAGAGTACTTAatagtcagtcaaccaatcaatagtatctattgagcatttgctcgagtcataattcattcattcgttcaatcatatttatagatcgctgtgtgcagagcactgtactaagcgcttggaaagtacaattcagaaacaaatggagacaatccctaaccaacaaggggctcacagtttagaagggggaaacagacaacaaaatgaaatagacaggcatcaatatagtaactgtggtatttgttaagcacttactaggtgcccagcgcaGAGCTAAGTATAAAATAATCACggtgggcatgatccctgtcccacatggggctcacagcctaaataggagggagaacagccacttaatctccatttagcagctgaggaagctgaggcacagagaagttaagtgacttgcccaacgtcacccagcaggcaactggcagagttgggattagaacccagctcccctgactcataggtccatgctctttccactaagccaagctgcatcTCTGGTTgatgcagcactgttctaagggcatgggaaagtacagcagagttaacaggcatggtctctgccctcgagaGGCTTACATTCTAGTTTACAAGTCGAGATGGGTCTAGacgcaggccaggagaaaagcctcCGTGATTTCTAGACCCAAAGGGGAATGTTATCCTGTTCTTTTCCTGCCCTTGGCACTGAGATTCCTTTTGGTCACTGAGCTTCTGTGACTTGTCAATTTTAGATGTCACCAAGTTGAATGCAAGGGGTTAGGACTGGACTCAGGAGAAAGTCTGGCTGAATGCTCCTGACAGACTGAAGGGAAGCCTCTGGGAAGTTCTGTTAGGGGCAGGCGTGAAGGCCTGGTGACAGAGACCCACatcacttatatctgtaattttacttatattaataatgttgggatattaatgtctatttgtattgatgcctgtctccctccctgctagacacatcacatatatatatatctgtaattttatttatattaatgtctatttttattgatgtctgtctccctcccctctagactgtgagctcgttgtgggaagggattgtcgctctttattgttgtactttcccgagtgcttaatacagtgctctgcacacagtaagcacttaataaatatgattgaatgatgaacaGAGAAGGGGTCAGGTGAGGAGGTAGACAAAGGGGTATAAGATGTCCATTGTGCTCAAGCAAAAACCTTGCAATGCAAGACACATGTCAACTTCAACCCAAAGTGAATTCTCTGGTTGGGTTATAATCTCCTGATAAAAGAGACTGACAgctcccctactctccccccacaaaacaaaaaaccaaaaacctgcaACCCGATCTGGATGCTGTAAAAGCACAGCACAAGAAGCTAATTTAGAAGTAAATGGGGACCGGGTGCTATGTCAGACCAACCAACACTACAGCAAGAGAAAAGACCCAAAACCCCCCACACTGAACAAGCCTTCACTGAAACTACTTTACATAACGGGCAGAGAGTTCAACCACTTCTAAAATGGTCAGCACGTGGCTTCTATTAAGCAGAAATGACGGCATCAGCTGGGAATGTCAACACAGAGTTAAAAAGTGCCCAATCCCCCACCCCATTTCTAGAGGCCCCAGAAGCCAAGGGCGACTTTGAATCATAGCACGATTTTACAGCTCAATTTGCAAGCGGCTGGTGAACACTGCCACGGGAAAAATATAAAATAGTGAAATGTTAAAGAAACACAAAGAAGGTTATGTACTACCTCGCCCAACGCCGCCAACACCTCGTCCCTTTTGCTGCTTCTGCTGTTGCATCCCACCACGGCCCCTGCCCTTGGAcaccacctcctccttcaccaTGTCAATAATCTCATCAGGAATACGCAAGTATTTAATCGTACTGCCGCGGATATAACATTCTGGCATGCGCCAAAATTTATCACCATCCTGGAAGGAAAAATGTCAGTGTATCATTTAGCTGAAATGAGGAACAGTACTACTGAATTTTTATTTCCAGAAACAGACTCCCACACtcctcccattctcaatccctcGCTTTCCCGACCACGCAGTCCTTCTACCTCCGTCAGAAGAGCTGCAGAGGATCAGTTTTATGGGGGCTTTGAAACAAAAAGTCTTACAGTATGACTTACAGGAGTATGACTGGGGAGAAATCAAACTGATTTAGGCATATGGATGGATGAGATGGTCTCAATGGGAACTCaatagcctagtggagaaagctcatctgtgggagacagaggacctggcttctaattccacttgtctgctgtgtgactctgggcaagtcacctcacttctctatgactcagctacctcatctgtaaattggggattaagcccgtgagccctgtgggacatggactatgtccaacctgtatctaccccagagcttagtacagtgcatggcacatagtaagcgcttcacaaataccacaattaactagGACTATTCCTACGCCCCCACCTCACATTTAACCGGAGGCAGATTGGAAGAAAAAGCAATTTCTTCTAAACATACGAGTTAATGTCTCACAAATTCCTTTAGTTAAGATTTGGTCAAAATGCAGGGAGATGCCTTATCAAACTATGTGGTGGGGATAAGTGAAGGCAACATAGATTATTAGAGTCTTTAACTATAGGCTGTACACCTCAGTGACTCTTACTCACATTTCCTAAAGTGGTTTGTAAGGTTTTATATGTCTCTATACTgtatacagtcctctagactgtatgctagctgcgggcagggaacgtgtctgtcatactgttatattacactctcccaaatcctcagtacagcgctgtgcatacagtaattgctcaataaatattaccgactTACTCTCTGCCCAGTTTTctatttcatccattcattcattcaatagtatttattgagcgcttactatgtgcagagcactgtactaagcgcttggaatgtacaaattggtaacagagagagacagtccctgccctttgatgggcttacagtctaatcaggggagacagacagacaagaacaatggcaatagaatcaaggggaagaacatctaattaaaacaatagcaaataaatagactcaaggtcatgtacatctcattaacaaaataaatagggtaatgaagatatatacagttgagcggacgagtacagagctgaggggatgggacgggagagggggaggagcagagggaaaagggggagaagagggtttagctgcggagaagtgaagggggggtagagggagcagagggaaaaggggagctcagtctgggaaggcctcttggaggaggtgagctttaagtacagttttgaaaaggggaagagaattagtttggcagaggtgaggagggagggcgttccaggaccgcaggaggatgtggcccgggggtcgacggcgggataggtgggaacgggggacggtgaggaggtgggcagcagagaagcggagcatgcggggtggacagtagaaagagagaagggaggagaggtaggaaggggcaaggtgatggagagccttgaagcctagagtgagaagtttttgtttcgtgcggagttgataggcagccactggaggtttttaagaaggggagtgacatgcccagagcatttctgcaagaagatgagctgggcagccaagtgaagaatagactggagtggggagagagagtaggaagggagatcagagagcaggctgacacagtaatctagccgggatattacgagagcctgtagcagtaagatagccgtttggggagaggaaagagcggatcttggtgatattataaaggtgagaccggcaggttttggtgacggatctgatgtgtggggtgaacgagagagccgaatcaaagatgacaccgaggttgcgggcctgagagacgggaaggatggtcataccatccacggtgatagggaagtcagggagaggacagggcttgggagagaagatgaggagctcagttttggtcatgttgagttttaggtggcgagcagacatccaggtagagatgtcttggaggcaggaggagatacgagcctgaagggacggggagaggacaggggcagagatgtagatctgtgtgtcatctgcatagattgggtgtcatctgcatagagcatAGGAACTATTTCCCTAGTTAGTCTTAGGAAGTGTCTAAGGCAAAATGATGATCCAAAACAGGCAGGTCCAGGATGGAATTTCAATTTTCAGAGATCGAGCTCCCTGTCCTCTTTATGAACTTGAACAAGGTAAGGGAGGCCAATGAATACTCTACAGGGCTGAAGAAAGCAGTGTAGATGGATCTCAAAGAAACTCCCTTGTAAGAGTGCTCAGTCTTAGATCTTTCTAGCGGGGAGAGGGGTGCCGGTTAAGTATACATGGAGGGGGGGACAACCACACTTGTCCCTGTCCATTTCCTTGTTTCTGCTCTCTGCCTAGAAGTAAACAAAATAACCTTAGCTTCCAGCCAGGAAAGTTTGCTACTTTGGATGAAGTTTTCTGCCACCTAGTGATCAATGCTTGGACTCTACTCATTCTGGGGCATTTACCACACTCCTAACCTCACAACCAGCATTTGGCATGGCTCTTAAGAGAAGAAAAATCCTCCCTTTTAGAAGTATGGTTCTTACAG
This genomic stretch from Ornithorhynchus anatinus isolate Pmale09 chromosome X1, mOrnAna1.pri.v4, whole genome shotgun sequence harbors:
- the LSM4 gene encoding U6 snRNA-associated Sm-like protein LSm4 is translated as MLPLSLLKTAQNHPMLVELKNGETYNGHLVSCDNWMNINLREVICTSRDGDKFWRMPECYIRGSTIKYLRIPDEIIDMVKEEVVSKGRGRGGMQQQKQQKGRGVGGVGRGVFGGRGRGGIPGSGRGQQEKKPGRQAGKQ